A segment of the Candidatus Eremiobacteraceae bacterium genome:
GATACGACTTGCCCTCCAAGTAGCTCAGCAGCACCTGCGACTCGAGGTCGCTCAGGTTCTCCTGAATCCGCTCTTTGATGTCCTCCGAGACTTCCTGGTTGATGACCAGTTCCTCGGGATCGGACATCTTCGCGCTCGCCATCACGTCGAGCAGCGTCCGTTCGCTGTCCTCATCGTAGATGGGTTTGTTGAGCGAGATGTACTGGTTCAGCGGGATGTGCTTTTGGCGGGTGGCCGTCTTGATGGCCGTGATGATCTGCCGCGTGATGCACAGCTCCGCGAACGCGCGGAACGACGAAAGTTTGTCGGCGCGGAAGTCGCGGACGGCCTTGTAAAGGCCGATCATGCCTTCTTGGATGATATCCTCACGGTCGGCACCGATGAGGAAGTAACTTTTGGCTTTGATGCGGACGAAGTTCTTATATTTGTTGAGCAGGAATTCCATGGCGAGATTGTCGCCACATTTCGCTGCATTTACGAGTTCTTCGTCGGCACGCTCGCTGTAATCTAGAGTCTCTTCGGCCTGGTGGAGTGCCCCCAAGTTTTGTTCGTACCCCCGGTTTATTAGAGTGGCATTCGCCCTCTTTTTGTTCCTTTGTGATTATAGGGGTGCGATGGGCTTAAGTCAAGGATTGACGGGGGTTTGACCGCTTGTACTGGTCGTCACAAGCGCCTTCGCCGCCCTCTGCCGGACCGCCTCAAAAAGCACAACTGCAGCCGCCGACGACGCATTTAACGATGCGATCTTGCCTTTCATGGGTATTTTGGCGAGAATATCACAACGCTGCAAAGCTAGATGCGATAGGCCTTTGGCCTCCGCGCCCACCACCAAAACGCAACGTCCGGTGTAGTCGACAGCAGTATATGGAACCGCCTGCGGCGCGGTCGCCGTGCCCACGACCCAGCACCCATCCTCTTTCAAGTCGGCAAATGCGCGTACTATGTTCGGGACACGCGCTATCGGTAGATGTGATGCCGCTCCAGCAGCGGCCCTGCGAACGCCGGCGGTCACCAATGCCGATCTCCGGTCCGGTAGGACCGCTGCCGTCGCGCCGGCGCATTCGGCGTTGCGCAAGATCGCGCCGACGTTTTGTGGATCTTCGATGTGGTCGAGCGCGACGACCAGCGCATTTTCGTCTGCGCGAACCGCCGCTCTCACCGCGGCCCACTCGGTGTATCCAAACGGCGGCGCCAGGGCGACGATGTGCTGGTGATGCGCATCGCCGTAGCGTCGAAACGCAGCCTCGTCTTCGATGTCCACGCGGATGCCGCGTGCCGCTGCGGTCTGCAAGAGAACTGCGATGTCCTTATCCGCCGCGCGCCGCCGGCCGACGGTGAGGCGCAACAGCGGCTCGCCGGCTGCGATCGCTTCTGAGACCGAGTGCACCCCGAAGACATATTCGCGATCTGCGTCGAGGCCACGAACCGGTCGACGTGCTGCGCGGGCCTCAGGCCGGCGCACTGACGGTCCAATCCGTTCCGCCCTTGGCGTCTTTGAGGCTAATGCCGGCGCTCGCCAGCAAATCGCGAAGCCGGTCGGATGTGGCAAAGTCCTTCGCGGTCCTCGCATCCACGCGCATGGCCACAACCTTGTCGATGAGCGCGCGGTCGTCTGCGTGGCCGTTACCCGCGACGGTGGCGAGCGAACGGCGCGCATCATCCGACAGACGCACTTCGAGCGCTGTTGGTCCCAGACCGGCGAGCTCCGCGGTCGGCGGCAGACCGAGCACCTCAAGACAACGCTCGACGAGCGCGACCGCGGCAAGCGGCGATCCGTCGCGGCGGGCGGCGGCGGCCCGCTCGGCTTTCAGACGCTTCTGAAGCCAGCCGATCGCGCCCGCAGTGTTGAGGTCGTCGTCGAGCAGGGCATCGAATTCTTCCGAGTCGATCGGACCGCTGGCCCGAGCCGGCAAGCCGGCAGCGGCCGAGCGCAATAGCTCGAGATCCGCGTACAAGCCGCGCAGACCTTTGGTGGCGGCTTCAACCGCTTCGTCCGTGAAGTTGGTGGGCTTGCGATAACCCGTTTGGAGGAAAAAGTACCGGATCGCCGCCCACGACTGGCGCTCGAGCAGCTCGACGAGGGGCACGAAATTGCCGAGCGATTTGCTCATCTTCTGGCCGTCGACGTTGAGCAGACCGGCGTGCATCCAGAGCTCCGCCATCGGATGTTTTCCGGTGAAACTCTCAGTCTGCGCGATCTCGTTCTCATGGTGGGGGAAGATGAGATCGGTGGCCCCGCCGTGGATGTCGATCGTGTCGCCGAGATAACGGCGCGACATCGCCGAGCATTCGATATGCCAGCCGGGCCGCCCGGGCCCCCACGGGCTATCCCATGTCGGCTCGCCCGGCTTCGCCTTCTTCCAAAGCGCGAAGTCGAGCGAATCGTTCTTCTGCTCGCGCACTTCAAAGCGGACGCCGGCGCGCAGTTCATCCACATGGCGGCCGCTCAATTCGCCGTAACGCG
Coding sequences within it:
- the sigH gene encoding RNA polymerase sporulation sigma factor SigH encodes the protein MGALHQAEETLDYSERADEELVNAAKCGDNLAMEFLLNKYKNFVRIKAKSYFLIGADREDIIQEGMIGLYKAVRDFRADKLSSFRAFAELCITRQIITAIKTATRQKHIPLNQYISLNKPIYDEDSERTLLDVMASAKMSDPEELVINQEVSEDIKERIQENLSDLESQVLLSYLEGKSYQEMARDLNRHVKSIDNALQRVKRKIEKNLSEVDLY
- the rlmB gene encoding 23S rRNA (guanosine(2251)-2'-O)-methyltransferase RlmB, which translates into the protein MRRPEARAARRPVRGLDADREYVFGVHSVSEAIAAGEPLLRLTVGRRRAADKDIAVLLQTAAARGIRVDIEDEAAFRRYGDAHHQHIVALAPPFGYTEWAAVRAAVRADENALVVALDHIEDPQNVGAILRNAECAGATAAVLPDRRSALVTAGVRRAAAGAASHLPIARVPNIVRAFADLKEDGCWVVGTATAPQAVPYTAVDYTGRCVLVVGAEAKGLSHLALQRCDILAKIPMKGKIASLNASSAAAVVLFEAVRQRAAKALVTTSTSGQTPVNP
- the cysS gene encoding cysteine--tRNA ligase, which translates into the protein MAVRVYNSRTRRLDELTPLSPPAVTIYVCGLTPNSHPHLGHARTFLTFDVLRRHLTARGYAVRFVQNLTDIDDKIIDRANKDGVSWSEIVERFYGEFNACARRLDLREPDVVPRATEEIPAIVEMISGLVASGAAYETADGVYFKVKEFARYGELSGRHVDELRAGVRFEVREQKNDSLDFALWKKAKPGEPTWDSPWGPGRPGWHIECSAMSRRYLGDTIDIHGGATDLIFPHHENEIAQTESFTGKHPMAELWMHAGLLNVDGQKMSKSLGNFVPLVELLERQSWAAIRYFFLQTGYRKPTNFTDEAVEAATKGLRGLYADLELLRSAAAGLPARASGPIDSEEFDALLDDDLNTAGAIGWLQKRLKAERAAAARRDGSPLAAVALVERCLEVLGLPPTAELAGLGPTALEVRLSDDARRSLATVAGNGHADDRALIDKVVAMRVDARTAKDFATSDRLRDLLASAGISLKDAKGGTDWTVSAPA